One window of the Chelonoidis abingdonii isolate Lonesome George chromosome 3, CheloAbing_2.0, whole genome shotgun sequence genome contains the following:
- the RTN4IP1 gene encoding NAD(P)H oxidoreductase RTN4IP1, mitochondrial: protein MMYLKMYLLSRRAYSGLLFSQGSMATCLRKGKSLIKPCLCRNISLSCQRYTVMASWIIDRYGRNDVLRFTNNMMFPVIHFPNEVIIKVHAASLNPIDVNMRNGYGAAALNAKRDPLKLKSTRSEFPLTLGRDVSGVIMECGLNVSYFKPGDEVWAAVPPWKQGTISEFVVASGNEISHKPKYLSHIEAASIPYVGLTVWSAMKQIGGLNQDNCTGKRILIFGASGGVGTFAIQLMKAWGGPCDSSLFIKDSKYPGEKCLEQMM from the exons ATGATGTATTTAAAGATGTATCTGCTTAGTAGGAGAGCATACAGTGGCTTGCTTTTCAGTCAAGGTTCCATGGCAACTTGCCTTAGAAAAGGCAAAAGTTTAATCAAGCCCTGTCTATGTAGAAATATCAGCCTCTCTTGTCAGAGATATACAGTTATGGCATCGTGGATAATAGATAGATATGGGCGAAATGATGTGCTACGATTTACAAATAACATGATGTTCCCTGTAATACATTTTCCAAATGAAGTCATTATTAAAGTCCATGCTGCAAGTTTAAACCCTATAGATGTTAATATGAGAa aTGGTTATGGAGCAgctgctttaaatgcaaaacgTGATCCACTGAAATTGAAAAGCACCAGAAGTGAATTTCCTCTAACACTTGGTCGAGATGTATCTGGTGTAATTATGGAATGTGGGCTAAATGTGTCCTATTTCAAACCTGGAGATGAG GTATGGGCAGCAGTTCCTCCCTGGAAGCAAGGCACTATATCGGAGTTTGTTGTAGCTAGTGGAAATGAG ATCTCTCACAAGCCCAAGTATCTCAGTCACATAGAAGCTGCCTCCATACCATATGTTGGTCTAACAGTATGGTCTGCAATGAAACAAATTGGGGGACTGAACCAAGATAATTGCACTGGGAAACG AATATTAATTTTCGGCGCTTCAGGTGGAGTTGGTACCTTTGCTATCCAG CTAATGAAAGCTTGGGGTGGTCCATGTGACAGCAGTTTGTTCATCAAGGATTCCAAGTACCCTGGTGAAAAATGCTTGGAGCAGATGATGTGA